Proteins from one Bacteroides zhangwenhongii genomic window:
- a CDS encoding heparinase II/III domain-containing protein — MRRILLGLCFLSFLNSASGQEIPLPESMPQAHPRVLTTPEGKQETWNLIKTEEWAKDVFDKLRERTEKYTDLTATRPDWLLSRLAMYWKSHATEVYIKGETFDHAGGEKAPYPTVRYTGTRGTAATHGRPRLADIVPYDDDDNGNVTFCNNALPDRPMESVHPSKTGRNIESLNCEILGIARDAAFLYWMTEEEKFAKLAAGVFDTYMTGIYYRNVPVDLNHGHQQTLVGLTSFEVIHEDALHIAVPLYDFLYDYLKANYPQKMEIYAGAFKKWADNIIANGVPHNNWDLLQARFIMNVGLVLEDNKAYADGKGREYYIDYVMNRSGIRQWSLTRLAEYGFDSKTGIWAECPGYSSVVINDYANFVNQFDNNLQYDLVKAMPVLSKAVATTPQYLFPNRMICGFGDTHPGYLNTNFFVRMIQNAQANGKKEQEDYFTALLKCLNPGAGNEKAEKKNVRVSVNSFFEDKPLTLNPEVQAGKIEEYVSPLFHAPNVSWLVQRNGMDPRSSLMISQNGSEGNHMHANGISMELYGKGYVLGPDAGIGLFLYSGLDYAEYYSQFPSHNTVCVDGISSYPVMKSNHSFELLSCFPASAEPGGEFTSVTYSNLYFREPESRADQTRMMSIVTTAPETGYYVDVFRSRKEKGGDKMHDYFYHNLGQTLTLTAADGTDLNLQPTEELAFAGAHLYAYSYLYDKKVAATGKDVKATFTIDMKDKGGDDISMNLWMKGEPDREVFTALSPMTEGLSRTPGMPYNIKEQPTLTFVARQHGEAWNRPFVAVYEPSTRKEPSAIQAVSYFDAEETALTDFAGICVKSKNGRTDHIFSLSDATQTATYQGMKVKADYAVISNRYAGDNRTLFMGNGTQLIAPGVSIRTSVPANVLLEQKQGKWYILSSASCTVVIGGKKMKVKAAPKTKRCISCP, encoded by the coding sequence ATGAGACGAATTTTACTGGGACTATGTTTTCTATCTTTCCTCAATAGTGCGTCCGGACAAGAAATTCCCTTGCCGGAGAGTATGCCGCAGGCTCATCCGAGAGTGTTGACTACACCGGAAGGGAAGCAGGAAACGTGGAACTTGATTAAGACCGAAGAATGGGCAAAGGATGTTTTCGATAAGCTGAGAGAGCGTACGGAGAAATATACCGATCTGACGGCCACCCGGCCGGATTGGTTGTTGTCGCGTCTGGCTATGTATTGGAAATCCCATGCTACTGAGGTATATATAAAAGGTGAAACTTTCGACCATGCGGGCGGTGAGAAAGCTCCGTATCCTACCGTGCGCTATACGGGAACACGTGGAACTGCCGCTACTCACGGTCGTCCCCGACTGGCGGATATTGTGCCGTACGATGATGATGATAACGGGAATGTGACATTCTGTAATAATGCGCTTCCCGACCGTCCTATGGAGAGTGTGCATCCGTCTAAAACCGGACGTAACATCGAAAGTCTGAATTGTGAGATATTGGGAATAGCCCGTGATGCTGCTTTCCTCTATTGGATGACGGAGGAGGAGAAATTTGCAAAGTTGGCAGCCGGAGTGTTCGATACTTATATGACGGGTATTTATTACAGGAATGTTCCGGTTGATCTGAATCACGGTCATCAGCAGACACTGGTGGGGCTGACTTCCTTTGAAGTGATCCACGAAGATGCGTTGCATATCGCTGTCCCTCTATACGACTTCCTGTATGATTATCTGAAAGCAAACTACCCGCAGAAGATGGAAATCTACGCCGGAGCATTCAAGAAATGGGCGGACAATATCATAGCGAACGGAGTGCCGCATAATAACTGGGATTTGTTGCAGGCACGGTTTATCATGAATGTGGGGCTGGTGCTGGAAGACAACAAGGCGTATGCCGACGGGAAAGGACGGGAATATTACATAGACTATGTGATGAACCGTTCCGGCATTCGTCAATGGAGCTTGACGCGTCTTGCCGAATATGGTTTTGACTCTAAAACGGGTATCTGGGCGGAATGTCCGGGATATAGCAGTGTGGTGATTAATGATTATGCCAATTTCGTGAATCAGTTTGACAATAACCTGCAATATGATTTGGTGAAGGCGATGCCTGTATTGTCGAAAGCGGTAGCGACAACCCCTCAATATCTGTTTCCCAACCGTATGATTTGCGGTTTCGGAGATACGCATCCGGGGTATCTGAACACTAATTTCTTTGTCCGTATGATACAGAATGCACAGGCAAACGGGAAGAAGGAGCAGGAAGACTATTTCACTGCCTTGTTGAAATGCCTGAATCCCGGTGCCGGAAATGAGAAAGCGGAAAAGAAGAATGTGCGGGTGTCTGTCAATTCTTTTTTTGAAGATAAGCCACTGACGCTGAATCCGGAGGTGCAGGCGGGAAAGATAGAAGAATATGTCTCTCCTTTGTTCCATGCACCTAACGTCTCTTGGCTGGTGCAGCGAAATGGTATGGATCCGCGCAGCAGTCTGATGATTTCGCAGAATGGGAGTGAGGGCAACCACATGCACGCCAACGGCATTTCTATGGAACTTTACGGAAAAGGATATGTGCTGGGACCCGATGCGGGTATCGGTCTTTTCCTGTATAGCGGGTTGGATTATGCGGAATATTATTCTCAGTTTCCGAGTCATAATACGGTTTGCGTAGATGGAATATCGAGTTATCCGGTGATGAAAAGCAATCATTCTTTTGAGTTGCTCTCCTGTTTTCCGGCTTCGGCGGAACCGGGTGGGGAGTTTACCTCTGTCACATACAGCAACCTCTATTTCCGCGAACCGGAAAGCAGGGCGGATCAGACGCGTATGATGAGTATCGTCACCACCGCTCCGGAAACGGGGTATTATGTGGATGTGTTCCGCAGCCGGAAAGAAAAAGGAGGGGACAAAATGCATGATTATTTTTATCATAATCTCGGGCAGACGCTCACATTGACCGCTGCCGACGGAACGGATCTGAATCTGCAGCCTACGGAGGAACTGGCGTTTGCCGGTGCGCATCTTTATGCCTATTCTTATTTATATGATAAGAAAGTGGCGGCTACCGGCAAGGATGTGAAAGCGACCTTTACCATTGATATGAAAGATAAGGGAGGCGATGATATATCCATGAATCTCTGGATGAAGGGAGAGCCGGACCGTGAAGTCTTTACGGCTCTGTCGCCTATGACCGAAGGGTTGAGCCGTACACCCGGTATGCCTTATAATATAAAGGAGCAACCCACATTGACTTTTGTTGCCCGCCAGCATGGAGAGGCTTGGAACCGTCCTTTTGTCGCTGTTTATGAACCGAGTACACGGAAAGAACCGTCGGCCATTCAGGCTGTGTCCTACTTTGATGCGGAGGAGACTGCTCTGACGGATTTTGCCGGAATCTGCGTGAAAAGCAAGAATGGGCGTACAGATCATATCTTCTCGCTTTCCGACGCTACGCAGACGGCTACTTATCAAGGGATGAAAGTAAAAGCGGATTATGCGGTAATCAGTAACCGGTATGCGGGAGATAACCGTACGCTGTTTATGGGCAACGGAACGCAACTGATAGCACCGGGAGTCAGTATCCGTACTTCTGTTCCCGCCAATGTTCTGCTCGAACAGAAGCAAGGGAAATGGTATATCTTGTCTTCCGCTTCTTGCACGGTGGTGATCGGCGGCAAGAAGATGAAAGTGAAAGCTGCACCGAAGACAAAAAGATGTATATCCTGTCCATAG
- a CDS encoding TetR/AcrR family transcriptional regulator, with product MIITNREEVIDKAFGVFIRMNYEKASIITLAKACGVTKTGIVYYFPHKLDLFMAVADKYVLQMHEPENKFAAPAATLAEFIGQYVAGVAASMKRIVELIGDNSSPHDCSPNFYYFHFLSQVRMYYPGIRQKIEKIYRQDYDLWEKVIQKAKESGEIRSDTDVKKTAIMFRQMFLGLSYEQAFLNGLNVDELAENFRHIYSLLKA from the coding sequence ATGATAATAACTAACCGTGAAGAAGTAATAGATAAAGCGTTCGGCGTATTTATCAGGATGAACTACGAGAAAGCAAGCATCATCACGCTTGCCAAAGCCTGCGGGGTGACAAAAACGGGTATCGTTTATTATTTTCCGCACAAGTTGGATTTATTTATGGCTGTGGCGGACAAATACGTGTTGCAGATGCACGAACCGGAAAACAAGTTTGCCGCTCCCGCCGCTACGTTGGCGGAGTTCATCGGGCAATACGTAGCGGGGGTAGCCGCTTCCATGAAAAGGATTGTTGAACTGATTGGCGATAATAGCAGCCCGCATGATTGTAGTCCTAACTTCTACTACTTTCACTTTCTGTCACAAGTGCGCATGTACTATCCGGGCATCAGGCAGAAAATTGAGAAAATCTACCGACAAGACTATGACCTATGGGAGAAAGTCATACAGAAAGCAAAAGAAAGCGGGGAAATCAGGAGTGACACGGACGTAAAGAAAACGGCTATCATGTTCCGGCAAATGTTTTTAGGACTGTCATACGAACAAGCATTTCTGAACGGTCTGAACGTGGACGAACTGGCAGAAAACTTTCGCCATATCTATTCGCTGCTTAAAGCCTGA
- a CDS encoding DUF3575 domain-containing protein: MVYALRNGRRVVALLSFLLLCCGVHVHAQRVAVKTNTLGWLTASPNVEAEFVLGRHISLNMGVAANPISTDNFKTTFTHFQPEVRYWLNRPMVSHFLGVTAFANNFNMLVKDVHHKGDALAVGLTYGYAWVLNDHWNIEATAGIGVMHYRQFKYDKGAPKPDAANDSKTTLAPVKLGVSFVYIIR, encoded by the coding sequence ATGGTATATGCACTGAGAAATGGTCGCAGAGTGGTCGCTCTGTTGTCATTTCTGTTATTGTGTTGTGGGGTACATGTACACGCACAACGAGTGGCTGTGAAAACGAACACGTTGGGATGGCTGACTGCCAGCCCTAATGTCGAGGCCGAATTTGTTTTGGGTCGTCATATCTCTCTCAATATGGGAGTCGCTGCGAATCCGATCAGTACAGACAATTTTAAAACTACTTTCACACATTTTCAGCCGGAAGTACGTTATTGGTTAAACCGTCCGATGGTGAGCCATTTTCTAGGTGTCACCGCTTTTGCGAACAATTTTAATATGCTGGTTAAAGATGTGCATCACAAAGGCGATGCGCTGGCAGTCGGTTTGACGTACGGTTATGCTTGGGTGCTGAACGATCATTGGAATATTGAGGCGACGGCAGGTATCGGGGTGATGCACTACCGCCAGTTTAAGTACGACAAGGGTGCTCCGAAACCGGATGCGGCGAATGACAGTAAGACAACGCTGGCACCGGTGAAGCTGGGAGTGTCTTTTGTGTATATTATCCGGTAA
- a CDS encoding tetratricopeptide repeat protein, translating to MKINCKRDRLIGILLAAMLLLGADAYAQRMRVQGHVTNQQGKSIPNVNIIDPVTNERIEISDEDGRYSVLAERHGSLKYTCVGYEDKTVKVGGKQIINVVLKDAVIELDEVTVISKVKDKVVPEPTDIEIKGNYFHLKTRVPVPKEMFTSNRRLVLQPSIYDVTQKKRLLLRPVVFDGGTYNTTQRRMYDYNIEQDPLHEYIQVKTTSSRNGDIIAYHDSIYIEYLQHDYRADVHLAMENYRAIIYRDSFSIARGTVNPLRFLEYKFSAFNLTDEKYLPKPVMQLRDTKGEVNLTFVVGKADLDDKNPQNQVELNRLNQELHAIEMNPEASLKSFHITGVASPDGSYESNLRLAKLRTDKALDRILSQLDPETRKLLEVKSDASVASWKEVAELLRKDSRQDTADEITELIKRYGEKNYQLNRALKSKPFYKEVAAVYLPKLRKVQYTYGYSIFRSLTDEEIMQLYKKDPKELTRFEYYRMIATAKTPDEKERYCKEALELYDNFTYAANELAVLNIQKDTPDSKILEPFVSKSAPVELLSNQAIALLHEGKYTKADSVLTLLPEGVVADDLQAIVQAMAGYYDDAFEKVAATSPFNEVIMLLAMKKNKEAWEKASQLNTGSAREYYVKAIAANRMEKVGEALTYIEKALELDPSLLETARVDGDIIDLLPEEQKIKNDNTTKE from the coding sequence ATGAAAATCAATTGTAAACGTGATAGATTAATCGGAATCCTCCTGGCAGCCATGCTGCTACTCGGTGCGGATGCGTACGCCCAACGTATGCGTGTGCAAGGACACGTCACCAACCAACAGGGAAAAAGCATTCCGAACGTGAATATTATAGATCCTGTAACGAATGAACGCATTGAAATCTCCGATGAGGACGGACGCTACAGTGTGCTGGCGGAACGGCACGGATCGTTGAAATATACCTGTGTCGGGTATGAAGACAAGACGGTCAAGGTGGGCGGAAAGCAGATTATCAACGTGGTGCTCAAAGATGCGGTCATTGAACTTGACGAGGTGACTGTGATTTCAAAAGTGAAGGATAAAGTGGTGCCCGAGCCTACGGACATTGAGATAAAAGGCAATTACTTCCATCTGAAAACCCGTGTGCCGGTGCCTAAGGAGATGTTCACTTCCAACCGCCGTCTGGTATTGCAACCTTCTATCTATGATGTGACACAGAAGAAGCGTTTGCTGTTACGTCCCGTGGTGTTCGACGGAGGTACATATAATACTACCCAGCGGCGTATGTATGATTATAATATCGAACAGGACCCGCTGCACGAATACATACAGGTGAAGACTACTTCCTCGCGGAACGGGGATATTATCGCCTATCATGATTCTATCTATATAGAGTATCTGCAACATGATTATCGTGCGGATGTGCATCTTGCGATGGAGAATTACCGTGCTATTATCTATCGGGATTCTTTCTCTATCGCACGCGGTACTGTCAATCCGTTGCGTTTCCTGGAATATAAATTCTCCGCTTTCAATCTGACGGATGAGAAATATCTCCCCAAACCTGTGATGCAATTGAGGGATACCAAAGGAGAAGTCAACTTGACTTTCGTTGTGGGAAAAGCTGATCTGGATGATAAGAATCCACAGAATCAGGTGGAACTGAATCGCTTGAATCAAGAGTTGCACGCTATCGAGATGAATCCGGAGGCTTCATTGAAAAGTTTCCATATTACGGGTGTCGCTTCGCCGGACGGTTCGTATGAATCGAATCTGCGACTGGCTAAGTTGCGTACGGACAAGGCGCTGGACCGTATCTTGTCGCAACTCGACCCGGAGACCCGCAAACTTCTGGAGGTGAAATCGGACGCGTCGGTCGCTTCGTGGAAAGAAGTGGCGGAGTTGCTGCGGAAAGATTCCAGACAGGATACGGCCGACGAGATCACGGAATTGATTAAGCGATACGGAGAAAAGAATTACCAGTTGAATCGCGCGCTGAAATCGAAACCTTTTTATAAGGAGGTTGCTGCTGTGTATCTGCCTAAGTTGAGAAAAGTGCAGTACACTTACGGATATTCTATTTTCCGTTCTTTGACGGATGAGGAAATTATGCAGCTCTATAAGAAAGATCCGAAGGAGCTGACACGTTTTGAATATTACCGGATGATTGCAACGGCTAAGACGCCGGATGAAAAAGAGAGGTATTGTAAAGAAGCTCTTGAATTGTACGATAACTTTACGTATGCGGCGAATGAGCTGGCTGTGTTGAATATTCAGAAAGATACGCCGGATTCCAAGATTCTTGAACCGTTCGTCAGCAAGTCAGCTCCGGTGGAATTGCTTTCCAATCAGGCGATTGCCCTGTTGCATGAAGGTAAATATACGAAGGCTGATTCTGTGTTGACACTGCTTCCTGAGGGAGTTGTTGCCGATGATTTGCAGGCGATCGTTCAGGCGATGGCAGGCTATTACGACGATGCGTTTGAGAAAGTGGCGGCTACCAGTCCTTTCAATGAAGTGATCATGTTGCTGGCGATGAAGAAGAATAAGGAAGCATGGGAGAAGGCTTCGCAGCTGAATACGGGCTCGGCTCGCGAGTATTATGTGAAGGCTATCGCTGCCAACCGTATGGAAAAGGTGGGTGAAGCACTTACGTATATTGAGAAAGCTCTGGAACTGGATCCTTCCTTGCTGGAGACCGCAAGAGTGGACGGCGACATTATCGACCTGTTGCCCGAAGAGCAGAAAATAAAGAATGATAATACAACGAAAGAGTAA
- a CDS encoding tyrosine-type recombinase/integrase: MDKVQKQRGSIVLHKDARDGADYIRIEYANSQAVALLLAQETGIEMAGNGSAYIASAAFSLPDFYDRYSPHAYIDYSRVYVRHPKPKREYTLPKGYLELLEQKRYSPSTVKTYRAYFSDFMEYHKGRNIDRLKVPDINKYILYLVNEKKISVSQQNMRINAIKFYYEQVKGGKRQYYGGITRAKEYKSLPEVLSKNEIKRILAQISNIKHHCMISLVYSAGLRRSELLNLTPQDINSETMSVRIMGKGKKCRYSLLSPKLLEELRHYFREYRPQKWLFEGETPGEQYSASALVKVLKEAAHRAGIKHRVHVHMLRHSFATHLLEQGTDLHTIQELLGHNDIKTTTIYLHVSSTHKAKIPNPLDTLDNS, encoded by the coding sequence ATGGATAAGGTTCAGAAACAAAGAGGAAGCATCGTGCTGCACAAAGACGCAAGGGACGGTGCGGACTACATACGGATAGAATATGCGAACAGTCAGGCTGTCGCCCTGCTGCTCGCCCAAGAAACGGGCATAGAAATGGCTGGCAACGGCTCTGCATACATAGCGTCAGCCGCTTTCAGCCTGCCGGATTTCTATGACCGCTATTCACCCCACGCCTATATTGATTACAGCCGGGTTTACGTGCGGCATCCCAAACCTAAAAGGGAATACACACTGCCCAAAGGCTACCTCGAACTGCTGGAACAGAAGCGTTACAGCCCCTCGACCGTCAAAACATACCGTGCCTATTTCAGCGACTTCATGGAATATCACAAGGGACGGAACATCGACCGCCTGAAAGTGCCGGACATCAACAAGTACATACTCTATCTTGTGAACGAGAAGAAAATCTCGGTGTCGCAACAGAATATGCGCATCAATGCTATCAAGTTCTATTATGAGCAGGTGAAAGGCGGCAAGCGACAATACTACGGCGGTATCACCCGTGCCAAAGAGTACAAGAGCCTGCCCGAAGTGTTGAGCAAGAATGAAATTAAGCGCATCCTTGCACAAATTTCCAACATCAAGCATCACTGCATGATTTCGTTGGTTTACTCTGCCGGACTTAGAAGAAGCGAATTGCTTAACCTCACCCCGCAAGACATCAACAGTGAAACAATGTCGGTTCGCATTATGGGCAAGGGGAAGAAATGCCGTTATTCGCTCCTTTCGCCCAAGTTGCTGGAAGAACTACGGCACTACTTTCGGGAATATCGTCCACAAAAATGGCTGTTTGAGGGCGAAACACCCGGAGAGCAATATTCGGCAAGTGCATTGGTGAAAGTACTGAAAGAAGCCGCACATCGTGCAGGCATCAAACACCGTGTACACGTACACATGCTGCGCCACTCCTTTGCCACACACTTGCTGGAACAGGGAACAGACCTGCACACAATACAAGAATTGCTGGGACACAACGACATCAAGACCACAACCATTTATCTTCATGTGTCAAGTACCCATAAAGCAAAAATCCCTAATCCTCTTGATACACTGGATAATTCGTGA